The DNA window TAATAAGTTATAacttgatattttaaattatttataacagTTTAGTCAGTATTTGGAGAAACATTTCCTAAATGttttaatagttaaaaaaaattaataacctataaagttatgataaaattgactaaacaatttcttaaaattttaggaGTTCTTAACCTAAATACAATTTAAAGTCCAACAAATAGAGTATAAATAATACATCCTTTTAGTAGCTTCGATAGATTTTTAGCGTATTAAACTTTAGAGGTCACTcaattatcatcatattataatttgattatgaattattttttagcaaattaatatGAGAACCCCCACATATATcattattaataatttgataccctttattttaaaatcttacTTAATTGTCCCTcactttcaatttctttaacTATCAGGCCCTTTTGTTAATTTGGGGTGTAACatcgttaacggaattgaaagtgaggtatcaaatcgtttgaaagtgaggtatcaaatcgtttaaaagtgaggtatTAAActgttaacaaaattaaaagttgaggAACCAAAtcgttaataaaattaaaagtaggataccaaatcatttgaaagTAATTGCTAAAATTAACTAAGGGATGTAATAGCTAACGGAATTGAAAGTGCGAGACTATTAagtagaattttaaaataaaaagtattaaattattaattatgatataatcGAAGagttttagagtaatttgcttaatttttttattgcattttagttccTAACCATTATACTTCATGTCAACGGAATTCTCCTTCATAACTTCAAACTTAGATTGTCATATGAAACCGAATTTGTCATACTATACCCAATTGTTTGCAAGTGAGGCCTACTCTTAGAAGTTCAGTTTTCCgggtatatttttttaaaatcgtgGGTTTAATTACGACTTTTAAGTAACTTCTGCTAACTAATCTAAGTTAAAAACAGattattttggactttttaaaaaaataatatctattttaactaaatatttataaaaatatgttaataatcttttattttattttaaaatatgtttttttagtaaattattggTAGATCACTATTAGATTATCGTTAGATGTctgatttttataaaaatattaaaaaagtatatttttaaaacagcAAAAAATTAGAatgtattaatatatatatatatatatatatatatatatatatatatatatatatatatatatttaagcGTATGAATATGATGCGTAATTTCTTCAATTATTTTCCATGTGCACCCAACCAACTCACatcaacttttaaaaacattatcaaacCATTACTTTTCccaaaaacaaatattaaaaattagtataaaataatttattgcataatatgtatatatttaattaataatataacaaTATAATAATTAGTAATTAAGTGGTTGGCACATGGAAAATAAGTGATCACACATAACTTCACATAGGATAATTTAGATTTGGAATTTATGAAGAACTTTTcgttaaaatgaaatataataaaGTTAGTAACTCAAatgaaactaaaaataatttagtaaCTTATATGCATAACATTTTAATATCTGCAAGACAATTCAAAGATGGCAGCAAGTACAAGTTGATTTGAATAAACCTAAGCTGATTAATCTACAACTTATGAAAGCGATTGACTAATTCTTGTAATTAGACAATATAGGCGGCTCAAATTGCacataattcaaaatttaaaataataataatttattttatctataaatatagTATTCTTCCATGCTTCATTCTCACAAACGAGATTCATCAATAGCATCTTTATCAAAATCAACCTTTTTTTGTAGCcaattttttcttcttattctttTCTCATCCCTAAATGGATCTTACTTGCGGCAGAGTACTAAATATAGCTcctaaaacttttgttacaaacaAGTCCTCGAAAATTATGGCTATGCGTCCTATGTTTGTTTCACAACTCGGCGGTTCTGGTTCTCAACAAATGGTGTCGTCTAGCAATAATATGCAATTACGAAAGCCGATTTTGCCGAAAGCACTCCCTCAAGCCCAGGAAGGCAAAGAAGCCGAAGCACAACAACTTTCAATGCCACCGTTGAAATATGGCGAATTTATCGCAACCCTACCGGTGCGAAATGACTGGAAATTCATGCCTCTTCACCTGTACCAAAATGCATGGTACTTCACTCTTTACCTAGATGCTGTCTTAGAGGCTCAAGAAAAATTCCAAGCTCAACCGAACGACATCGTCGTTTGTACTTACCCTAAAACCGGCACTACTTGGATTAAGGCCTTAGTTTTTGCCCTGACAACACGCTCTCGCTACACCATTTCTGATACTCCTTTATTGACATCTACACCGCACGATTTGGTTCCATTTTTGGAAGTTGAATCAGCCCAAAGAGAAACCTACACTCGTGACCCGGAAAACCCACTCATTGCTACTCATATTCCTTATCATTCCTTGCCAGAATCTATAGAGACACTGGGATGTAAGATTGTGTATCTTTGCAGGGATCCGAAGGATACGTTAGTGTCGATGTGGCATTTCTTTCGGAAAAGATTACCCGAAGGAATCGACAAAGATGCATTTCTTAGCATGGAAGATTCGTTCAATTCGTTCTGCGAAGGAGCTGCTTTCAATGGACCGTATTGGGATCATGTTGCTGGATACTGGAAGGCTAGTCAGGAAAATCCTGACAAGGTTTTGTTCATGAAATATGAAGATTTGAAGGAGGACATTGTTCCCAATGTTACGAAGCTGGCCGAGTTTCTTGGCTGCCCTTTTACTTCCGAAGAGGAAGAACAAGGCGTAGTTCAACAAATTATCGATTTATGCAGTTTCGAGAGTTTGAGCAAATCGAAGGTGACCGAAGAAGGTGCTTATAGTTCGAATTCGCCTTATGCCATCAAGAACAGTTTGTTTTACCGTAAGGGTGAAAAGGGAGACTGGAAAAACTATTTTAGTGAAGAAATGGGTGCTCGTTTGGATCAAATTATTGAAGAGAAATTGAGCGGGTCTGGGTTCTCATTTCTTACTCCACAATAATTTATGTTATTGAGttttaacttttgatttttatgtttaaattctAAGGGAATAAATAGAATTATGAATAAGCTATTGCATCAGTTTGCATGGCTTATTGTGTAATATCCATTAATAATTTGgttgtttgtttttctttttaggcTTTAttgtttgatatatatatatttgttgttAAAAGAAGATTATGAAAGTGGAAAAATAATCTTGAGTTTATttcatattataataaataaatatgactATTGTTGTTTACATACCTGTATGCTTGGGTTGTGCTTTCTTTTATTGAATTTTCAAAAGTGGGAAAGTGTTGATCCGGAATTTTAATTGGGGAAGTGTTCATTCTGGAGTTTTAATtgtaatcaaatattattttaggtAACATATATGTAAAACTTTATATAGCAAAAATAAAATCTCATACTATATACACAGCACACTAGATGTTTACTTGCTTGTTGCATTACTTAATATaaactctttatacatgttaaaACTAAAGTTTaatatgaatatttaaaaaagttgaagtctttaaataataaatataataatttaatatccattaattaaaatataaataataaaaaaagttaaattaagaAGGATTAATGATTAAAGATGTATCTGGAGATGCGGTATTGTTTTCTATCATCTCGGGATCAAATTTCTGAATTTGGTTTTTGGAAAGGTCATTCTAACAAATGGCGCCAAATGATGAATCTGAAGAAGCGGTGTAGGATCTTTATGAGAGCAACTTGGTTTAGTGACCTACGGATATAAGACAAACGAAGAATGCAAAGAGAACTTAGACTCCGGGGTCTCAGGTTTACTTTAATGGTTAAGTCAGTGAATAAATTGGATATTGATTGATAGAAATAAATGGCCGTAATCCGGGGCTTGAGactgctattttttttatagactTCTTGGCGTGGTCCTCTTCTTGCCAGTGACGTGGGATTTCAGTTATTTTATACTATCGCATCTATTAATAATGAACATTCTGAAATGTGAAATAAGAAAGtgtttgaatataattaatgtttaataacaaataacatttacaaaataaaactaatttaaaaattaaataattttttcagaaaaaaagTATGAAAACTAAGAAAAAGTATACGACTACAGACAAAAATCATTTTGTCATTAGATTatatttagagcaaattacgGACTCTCAGACTCTTCACATATGacataattcatatttttattttcgtttgaaaatcaaattatacggtactctatttttttatttccgttaatattttagtcttttatttattttaatagttagttaactgttaattttttttaattaattcgtTTGACTTAGTAGATAATACACATATTTTATATAGCGTTTTTCAAGTTTGATTGTCAGCAATACTTTCTATTTTTGAGAAACTTATGCTTGGAAAGGTGTTGTTTTATAGGTAAATTATGCGAGAAAGTCATGTATCAAGAATCAAAGGAAATTGCAAAGAATGTTCATGCATGGATAGTTTTGTCCTTTTTCAAGACCTCAAATGAGAAAGTTTTCTTCATATAAATTGTTGTAGACACCCTAAACTTTCCAAAACATCAAGAATTACAGAAATCGGAGTTACATAGCTCAGTctatgaagttttgaagattGACGAATTGCACGTTGCATTAGATGGCTTGCAGATTTGACTCTTTTCCTGGATATTTCGGAGTACCTAGAGATCTCGAATGAATTTATCTTCTTCATATGAAATAAACTAGACATCTCAAGCTTTCCAATGGTTCAAGAACCAAGTCATTTGGAGTTATGTACGAAGAGTTATGGCTGCCTGACGTTGGTGCATGCACTGAAATTAATCCGGGCGGGCCTGCTGGAAACACTTCGGAGTCAACCTCCTGCCGGTCATGAAGGATTCCTGCCGGCCGTCAGGAATGCCTTGGGTGGCAGGAATGTGCAGCGAGGCAAAACCCGAATTTCCTATTTTCTCAAGGATTTGACTTCAAAACGACTTTCCGATTTGTATAAGGACTCCAATATCTTCCCCTATATAAAGACTACTTCATGGCTATGTAATCGATctagtttttcattattttacaTTCTACAACAATTTGttttaggttaattttttttagttcttAGTTTATTTCAAGACTTTAATTTTCGAAGTTTTGATTCAAATACTTGTGTTCCGAATAATTACAGGTTTTTAATTCAAgtatttttctttcatattatttaattatgattattactTTTGAAATATTGATTTCTtcaattatgtctagctaaatcTTTAAATCTAGAATATTGTGAGTAATATGAGTTAATTCAAAcctgaattttaatattttatcttcCTTTATTATTACAATTCTTATTATTGGAATTAATGCTTGTAATTACTTGATCACCAATATCAATTTGTGAATAAATGTCATTAAAGTAAGTTGGTTGGAAAAGATAATAAGAACGTATTTATAAAACATGTGTCCGTCTGTCCATTGTGTTTGCGTTGCGTGGCATGTGTGGATAACTATACTTAGTGCTTTATTTATAATTGTCGGGTTATTTTCTATTATCCTCTAAGCCGTGACAGTAAGGACGACTCGGGATAATCAGGTTATAATTGATAGGTTAACATCGTCTACACAATAGGGGGTTAACGAGGTCAGATCTATCCGTCATTGCAAAGAATAATTAAAGTTAGGATTGATAGAGATTAGAATAAAGATTTGAAGAATTGCCCATATGAAAACAATATTCTAAGTTTGCTTTTTATCAtcgtattttttaattttattttatgttttagtttaattagttaaaaatcgaatcaatcaaaatttattagttgaaataataattagttaacTATTTTCGTACTTGATTTATTCCTCATGGGTTCGACTtttacttatcattatattacttgatttatcgacatcgtacacttgcgattttgTGCATCAGTAGACTAACCcaaaaattgaatgaaaaaaatacaatgcTATAACGTGAATATAAGTGGAAAactatataatttgattttcaaataaggtggacgaaaatattaaatatgacATATGTGGTGATCTTAAAGTAATTTAACAGTTTAGTCACTTACATACCTCATTTATAAATACCTCAGTACTATTAAAATGTAtgcaaaatgtttttttatttttataattttaaatattttttaaatatttataaaatttaatttgtacaTTATGATCCGTCAATACGCTCAAATGTTATGGTGGATGACAAGTGCTTTAAATGCCAGTTTGACGTGTCATAtaaacataatataaattattttaaaaaaattgtatagcATCTTAGCCAAATAGGAAtaggattataatttttaaaaagtttaaatagatttttcaaaaattaaaaaatttaactttttaacgcCAAGCATCTCCAATGCATTGCTAAAATGATGTGTTAATGCCATAATTTagcattaatttttaaaatgcaactccaatgcagtgctatagtctgtgctaaatttagcatatgctatatcacgtGCTATTTAGCACCgactatagcatatgctaaactacaacaaccaatagcaattcattattaattacaattttatcatggtaatttttttgtatttattatttgaatatgttattttatttttttactttctttattttaaattttatacttctttttaattttacgatctcggtttgattttttaatagtataacatacatcaatataataaaaaaattatttttatattattcattgattcacttaattttttattttcaatagctcattattatatcaaaacaaatattacattaatttttgtttaaaatataatcaaataattaaaaattaataaaattacgaaataattaacataataaataattatgacacttatttttaatatta is part of the Mercurialis annua linkage group LG3, ddMerAnnu1.2, whole genome shotgun sequence genome and encodes:
- the LOC126673068 gene encoding flavonol 3-sulfotransferase-like, which encodes MDLTCGRVLNIAPKTFVTNKSSKIMAMRPMFVSQLGGSGSQQMVSSSNNMQLRKPILPKALPQAQEGKEAEAQQLSMPPLKYGEFIATLPVRNDWKFMPLHLYQNAWYFTLYLDAVLEAQEKFQAQPNDIVVCTYPKTGTTWIKALVFALTTRSRYTISDTPLLTSTPHDLVPFLEVESAQRETYTRDPENPLIATHIPYHSLPESIETLGCKIVYLCRDPKDTLVSMWHFFRKRLPEGIDKDAFLSMEDSFNSFCEGAAFNGPYWDHVAGYWKASQENPDKVLFMKYEDLKEDIVPNVTKLAEFLGCPFTSEEEEQGVVQQIIDLCSFESLSKSKVTEEGAYSSNSPYAIKNSLFYRKGEKGDWKNYFSEEMGARLDQIIEEKLSGSGFSFLTPQ